The following coding sequences lie in one Panicum virgatum strain AP13 chromosome 6N, P.virgatum_v5, whole genome shotgun sequence genomic window:
- the LOC120679248 gene encoding uncharacterized protein LOC120679248 codes for MRALKELGEVGVLHAAQSSSLSRAQQFINEWELQCMVMASLFLQVFLFFVSGFRKRHSSRILSVLLWLAYLSANPLAIYVLGRFTLRSSGNRLAFFWAPFLLLHLGGQDTMTAFSMEDNALWKRHLLSLATQVPMAIYVVSKQLRGDDKQLVAPMVLMFVAGTAKYAERIWALKKAGSVAPGTSSSTSNLVSRASNDASWDMQGYYSQLLFVVTKNQEKNFELILHVAAEGFKLSLHFLMDMTPSISLLPDDIKGIKEALEAFRSSENIVHMAYKLAEINLSLIYDYLYTKFGTRHFHIAPVCNAFHRIIILTLTSVALGLFVRAMAGGKGHDAVDVIISYVLLVGAIVLETCSIFMSFVSSCWAYRTIMSCPLTCPLCQKLRGAHAALLSLARLLHPGNKGEWSAKLAQYSIIRACIQEKQETGLLQRTMRWIGIKQQTITHIRVSPEVKKLLLDKLLDIATTLRGTEWDIGVGKFNGQWAQWVVETKQDHHQRAAQQVLQVSNIKGLEFVSSALLWHIVTDICLLNDDDEVNGSSSHGENLDGGSASSHHETVDSISGLRGPAAELSDYIMYLIADCGAMAGSEGHYAVIRGQREVSRWLVEKHSGCDRMEVIREIRDEDSSFFHENYYPLLDRARRVASDLLQIEEEGGRWELITAVWLEMLCYTAHNCGAAFHAKHLTTGGEFVTHVKMLLFMAGFPFLKDVKEPLFPNKAGNIYS; via the coding sequence CTCACTCTCACGTGCCCAACAATTCATCAACGAATGGGAGCTCCAGTGCATGGTGATGGCCAGTCTCTTCCTGCAagtcttcctcttcttcgtctcCGGCTTCCGCAAACGCCATAGCTCCCGCATCCTCAGCGTGCTACTGTGGCTCGCATACCTTTCGGCCAACCCCCTTGCCATCTACGTCCTTGGCCGCTTCACCCTCCGCAGCAGCGGCAACCGCCTTGCCTTCTTCTGGGCGCCCTTCCTGCTGCTCCATCTCGGCGGGCAGGACACCATGACGGCCTTCTCTATGGAGGACAATGCGCTCTGGAAGCGCCACCTCCTCAGCCTCGCCACCCAGGTTCCCATGGCCATCTATGTCGTCAGCAAGCAACTGCGTGGGGATGACAAGCAGCTGGTGGCTCCCATGGTGCTCATGTTTGTTGCTGGGACGGCCAAATACGCTGAGAGGATATGGGCGCTTAAGAAGGCAGGCTCGGTGGCACCTGGCACAAGTAGCTCCACTTCGAACCTTGTTTCTCGTGCATCCAACGATGCCTCCTGGGACATGCAGGGTTATTACAGTCAACTACTCTTTGTTGTGACAAAGAATCAGGAGAAGAATTTCGAGCTCATTCTGCACGTGGCAGCCGAGGGCTTCAAACTAAGCCTGCACTTTTTGATGGACATGACCCCTTCAATCTCTCTTCTTCCTGATGATATCAAAGGGATCAAGGAGGCGCTGGAGGCGTTCAGATCTTCTGAGAACATAGTCCACATGGCATACAAGTTGGCGGAGATCAATCTATCGTTAATCTATGACTACTTGTACACAAAGTTCGGCACTCGTCATTTCCACATAGCCCCAGTTTGTAACGCCTTCCACCGGATCATCATTCTTACACTAACTTCAGTGGCGCTTGGGTTGTTCGTGAGGGCCATGGCTGGTGGAAAGGGGCACGATGCAGTTGATGTCATCATATCCTATGTGTTACTTGTCGGTGCCATCGTATTAGAGACATGCTCTATCTTCATGTCCTTCGTCTCATCATGTTGGGCATACAGGACTATCATGTCCTGTCCACTTACATGCCCGTTGTGTCAAAAGCTCCGTGGTGCACATGCAGCATTGCTCAGTTTGGCCAGGCTTCTCCATCCAGGAAACAAAGGAGAGTGGTCGGCAAAGCTGGCCCAATACAGCATAATCCGGGCATGCATCCAGGAGAAACAAGAAACTGGATTGCTGCAACGGACGATGCGTTGGATCGGCATCAAGCAACAGACCATCACACATATCAGAGTCTCCCCTGAGGTCAAGAAACTCCTCCTCGATAAATTGCTGGACATAGCTACCACTCTGCGTGGGACGGAATGGGACATTGGCGTTGGCAAGTTCAATGGCCAATGGGCGCAGTGGGTGGTTGAAACAAAGCAAGATCATCACCAGAGAGCAGCTCAGCAGGTGCTCCAGGTCAGCAACATCAAAGGATTGGAGTTTGTGTCAAGCGCGCTTCTTTGGCACATTGTCACCGACATATGTTTACTCAACGATGACGATGAAGTAAACGGCAGCTCCTCTCATGGTGAAAACTTAGATGGTGGTTCAGCTTCATCCCACCATGAGACTGTGGACAGCATCTCAGGGCTAAGAGGCCCTGCAGCAGAATTATCAGACTACATCATGTACCTCATCGCAGATTGCGGCGCCATGGCTGGCAGTGAAGGGCACTACGCCGTCATTAGGGGACAGCGCGAGGTGTCACGCTGGCTGGTTGAGAAGCATAGTGGATGTGATCGAATGGAGGTGATCCGGGAGATTCGTGACGAGGACAGCTCTTTCTTCCACGAAAACTACTACCCGTTATTGGATCGAGCTCGCCGGGTCGCCTCAGACTTGCTTCAGATTGAAGAAGAAGGCGGTCGCTGGGAGCTGATCACCGCTGTGTGGTTAGAGATGCTTTGTTACACGGCGCACAACTGTGGAGCAGCGTTCCATGCCAAGCATCTAACCACCGGTGGTGAGTTTGTCACTCATGTCAAGATGCTCCTGTTTATGGCAGGCTTCCCTTTTCTGAAGGATGTGAAGGAACCCTTATTTCCGAATAAAGCTGGTAATATCTATTCATAA